The Nomascus leucogenys isolate Asia chromosome 4, Asia_NLE_v1, whole genome shotgun sequence genome includes the window ACGTGTAGAAGattcctgaggcttcaccagagGCAGATTCTGGTGTTGTAGCtccttgtatagcctgcagaactatgagccaaataaacctctttcctttacagattacccagcctcaagtattcctttgtagcaacacaaaGAGACTAAGACAATGATCTAATAAGAGATGAAGGTGGTCACTAAAAGAAAGCACAGTGAGGCATTTTTCAAGGAAGGAGTCAACCAAATGTCTAAAACTAGCATTCTGGAGGGTTCCCACTTTATTTAAGGGTAGAACTCAGACTCTTCAGATAAGCTGATAGATTGtatatttcttagtttctttaCTGTCTCCTCTCTCCACTTCACCTGCATGGTGAAGAAACCAGGCCTGGAATCAGATTTGGAGCATGGCTGTAGTGATGTTTTTTGCATACTTTAGTATTACTTGTGTGCCCTCCTCACTTTCTTGGAAGTTGCCGTTTGGAAATATGAGCTACTGATGAAATTGcactcacatttcttttctttttcaaaggacATATTTAATTGTGCTAAGTTGAACTGCACGTTTTAGGTCCTACTAAAGGACCTAAAGAGTCATAGTCTGACTCTTAAAGTCAATGTCTGATCATGAAGTCAGACTACAGAAAAGAGTGTGTGATAATTGAACAAGTAAtcaatatgtgttttttaaaagtttatagtaTATTCTAAGCGTTGCTTCTGAAGAGAGGGCAAGCACACACGGTGTGGTGAGTTACGCTGATGACTTATGGGCAGACACTCTTGAAGGGCAGGGGGCTCCCCAGTGCCCCATCCCAGCAGCGGGGGCTACTCCCTTCTGCATGAGCCCTGTCTCTGTGTGGGAATAACGGGGATGTGTGGATGACGTGGCATCTGGTTTATCACAAGGGGGTTTTATTTGCCATGGACTCTGGCAAACACTATTTATCTGAACATTAAATTGGCCCCATTTTCTAAACAACTTGTTTGAGTTTCCCTGAGCCTATTGGTAGTTCTATTGGATAAATATGCCCTTTTGAATTATAAAGTTGAATCTGACTGGGCCTTCTAACAGGATGGAGCATTTGGGGATCAAGAAGTAAATGTGTTTGGGTTTTGGAGACTGTGAAAGGTATCTGAACCTTAACATTTGTATATTATAAAAAATCAAGGGGAACCATCTGCAGTGTAAAATGTTTTTACTTAGGTTCACTTACGGTAAGTAGTGTATGATCATGTGTGTGAACATAGTTCATCATACGAATGTTAGGTGTGGTTATTGTTACTAACTGCATGTGGAGTTTATGCTGTGATTCCCATCTCTGCGgcagtgtttgtttttgcagttggTTAGTGCTAACACATGTAAAAATAGTATCAGAGGTTGTTTAGATAGTGCTGATGTGAGGAATTCAAGGCTCCATAAAGGTCCTGCTAAAGGAATACTTACATAGGGTGAGATGCTGAGTAAAATAAATGTGAGGAAAACACAAGCAAGCTTTTATGCAAAGGGAGTTTTAAAAGTGTCTATTCAAAGGATTTTGGTGAAACAGTTTCAGCTTTACTTAAATGTACTCAACTCATCATGGCATTGCATCTGTCTGCTTACATAGGAAAGTCTAGAAATTTCTGAATTGAAAACACAAACACTTTAATATGAAAGCTAGGCATGAAGTAATTTTGTGGAGTGAGAAATGACTTGAGAAATCCACACTAGGAAGAGAATTCAGCCAGGGTCTGACTGTATGTGAGCTTGCATTTGTTGGGAAGTCCATGTAACGTCTGAGTCAAGGAGGTGGTGTTCCGAAGTCATGTGTTTGAGAAATGCTGCTTTTCTGCTGCGGTTAAGGAAATAGCTCTGCCTCCCCGGAGCATCCAGTTATCCCCAGGGGTCCTGCTGCAGTTCAGGACCACTGCTCTGTGGGGGAATCGCTTTTTCCTTGCAGCCTCCAGGCCGTTGACTGCTTCATCCTATGCTGCTCTGAGTAGTAATGTGGAGACAAATGAGCAAATCATTAATGTTTAAAATGCAAAGTTTGCCTTTCAGATAAAGAATCGATTTTAACCGCTGCCTCAGTTTTCCCtgtgtcttccttttctttcctggtGGAGAGTACTGGCTGAAGAGGAAGGAGCCCTCAGGCCAGCTCACTGCCACCACTCGTGGGGCTTCTCCCGGCCTCTTGGTAGAGATGAGTGGAAGGAACAGACTTTGAGTCAGAGCTGAGTTTGAATTCCAACATTGAGGCTTATTGGCTATCTGAATTTGGGGAGGTTATTCAGTTTCTTTGACccatttctttttgattgaagAGGTAGTGAAACCCAGGTGATAAGAGTGTGAGCTCTGGTTCAGATCCCAGCTTCACTATACACTTGAGTGCACAGACCTGGGCCAGCTCACCTTgcatctgagcctcagttacaGCATCTATGCAGTGGGGACAGGAATACCAGCACCTCCTGGTTTctttgtgaggaataaatgagtgatGTATAATACATAAAGTGGTTAAACGAtgcttgacacatagtaagtgttgAAAAAACTTAATGTTAACTATTGTTTAGTTGTTACCATTAAAAaccttcactttttttctctttgtgaaagCCTATTCCTtgttgaaagttaaaaaatagcaaaaagaatGTACAATTCCATTGTTCCCTATTGAAATTTCTTGGTGTGTGTACATACATCCTTTCTgatctttttaaaagcatgtatctatttaaaaacaagaatcaTACCACATATACTTTCtgttacatttaaataatatatttcctaTTCTATTACTGATATAAGAGGGCAGTGGTTTGGATGATCCTAAATAACATGAGATTACTCACTTGAGACCTGACCCTGGGAAAcgggcttttcctttttttaaagtgtgtttttgGTGGCGTTGAATTTAAAACACTAAGTCTCAAGCTGCAATTCACTTAACAGGATGAACGTTCAACTGTAAATATTCAGCTTGGCTTATTCATGGAATcggattatttgaaaatattatgcatCTCTAATTTGATATATTATGACTAAGGTAGGTGACAGTGTCTCTTAGTTAACatatttcctcttttccctccAGTTTTATTTGGATCAGAATCTACTTAACTGCTTTTTCACCTACAAGATCAAATTGGAAAGTTAATTCAGTAGAGAAGATAGCTATGTCTATGAGCTTTCTGTCAGTTCAGGATAAAGAAGCTGGTTATTGGAAGAAAGAATATATCATAAAACAAATAGCATCTGTAAAAGCCGCACTAGCTGACATTCTCAAACCTGTCAACCCTTACACAGGTCTTCCAGTTAAGACCAAAGAGGCCCTCAGGTACGCAATGTGTTCCAAAAGAGAATGATGGCATCAGCTCAAAGTATTGTGTACATAGGACATATGTGCAGTTTAGATTGTGTGTGACTATCTCtagtatttttgtgtgttttgtgcatctataaaatatgtatcattttccTATTCTGCATGGCCTTCTGCATCTGctgattcaaccaactgcagatcagAAGTATTGGTCAGGGGGAACCTGAAACAATAATAAcagtataaaaaagaatacaaataaagcCAGTACATTATACGTAATAACAACAGTTTGCACAgcgtttacattgtattaggtattataagtaatctcaAGATGATTTAAAGAATACGGGAGGAGGTGCGTAGGTTATATGCAGATACTATGCcatttatataagggacttgaacgtccacagattttggtatcatgGGGCTCCTAGAACCAATTTCCTGCAGAGACAGAGGGATAACTAGTAAATAGCCTAaagttttaatgaaaagcagaagTAACCTACTTATCTGCTATAGTACAGTAAGAATGTTCAAGGTCTCTTTTCTGGGCAGAACCTTTGTCTTATTTATATATTGCCAGTACCTGGAAAATCTTGGATGTTAAGTGGGTGTTAGGTGAGGAGAAAAAGTCTAAAGAGAGTGTTAttgttgaaatgaaaattatactGGGCATGTTCTGAGAATTTTGACTTTGGCTTTTAAGGAACTAGATGCTTTGAGAAGATACGTGAAAttgcctttagcattttttttttcaatgaggcaaacattgttagtttttttttctttccccagaatATTTGGTTTAGGTTGGGCAATTATACTGAAAGAGaaaagtggaaaagaatataTCATGGAGCATGTTGATCTTTCCATAAATGACACATCAGTTACTGTTACATGGTATGGCAAAAAATGGCCGTGCCTAGCATCATTGTCAACCTTAGATTTATGTGGCGTGACACCAGTTTTTACAGACTGGTATAAAACTCCCACCAAACATAGGTAAGTACCAATCAGCAGAACTGTTGAGTGAGAgcatattatatgtaaatattagttggcattacttttgtaattaaaaaataagagcagcattttttaattttatcacatATTAAATGTACATTCTGCATTAATGTAGAAGAGGAAAAGAGTGCATTTTATCGCATTTCCGATTAGGTCTAAATGTAAGTTCCTCATATCTTGGTTGTCTTTAATGGTAAAGAATGATGTTGTAGTTAACAAAATTTCCTGGATGATTGATGGCTAACCTTTGAGGTTTTTCATTTTAACCATCTTAACAGAAAGATATATGATATCTTCCTTCTTTAGTAAGTGGTATACTAATCATAGTATAAATATGAGGAAACCAAGTCATAATTATTAGTTATTTTGTCTGCCTTCTGTTGAACTTACTAGATATGTGATCTTGTGCAAGTAACTTACTCTTTCTGTGTCTCCATTCTCTCCTCTATGAAATGGAATGATCGTTATACTGGCATAGTATTTAGCATATATGACTGCAGTGAATAAGGTCGATCAAAAGATATCACTATAAAATGCGTAGATTAGCTAAGTGTGCAGCACATGGGTAATGCTTAGTGAGCCCTTTACTATTCTGTTGTCAGGTGGCTTTGCACTGAGTCCATACTCACTATGAGGCTGGCATCTGCCTTTCTGAGCAGCTCTCTCAGGCTGTCTTTTTCATCATTGATTGCTTCCTCCTAAAAGCTGGATTATGGCATGCATAGCATCCTCATCTCTGGAGCAAGCTAACATAGCTTTATATAAGATATATTGCAAATATAAAGGTAATACCTGCCTTCTCCTGCGTTGGTTTCCTGCCCTCCCGTCTCCTTCACTGTCTCGGTATTCTTTGACTTTTCAGGAGTGTTTGCCATGTCGTTTTCTTACCATCCTTGCATGCTGCAGTTCCACCCATTGGTTTCTCTCCTGTCTGTCCTTGCCGTGGAGGATACTGTGATATCTGACATTAGTGCCTGCCGTCTCTATGGAGGGACACGGTTCTTTCATGGTTTCCCTGGATacagacacttttttttcttttttttcagctctGTAACTGGGGACCTTGTTTTTGGCTCCTCTCCATGGCACCTGCTCTTTGAGCATTGTTTTAGTGATTACCGAGCTCTCTTCCCATGCTCTGAATGTAAGACTATTCAGACCTCTTGGTGCTGGCAAATCCAGGTTTTATTGTActctaaaaatattcttaatgttATGATGAAAAGtgaattatttttcctaaatatattaCTGAAGATACTTTGGAAAcagttaccttttaaaaaatggtacttTTATTTGGATAAATCTTTGAAATTTCATATGGGATCATGAAGGAAGCCAGCTTTTTCTAATGTCGTAATTAGgctttatgcattttaaaattacatttggaGAATAAGTCCACAAACTGTACTAGTTTTGCTAAGCAATATGTTACTTGGCATATCATTAAATGTTACTTACAGATATTAGGACATAATGGCTAACATTAATTCAAATGATCCTGAAGAATTAAGTTAAATGGATAAAGTTGAATTATAAAGCTCAGTTAAAGATAGTATTTCCCTGAAATGGTCATCAAGGTCAGAAGTAATAGATACTACATAGTACCAAATGCTAGAATTCATCGGGAAAATTCATTTGATGTAATTTATTTCCATGAAACTTCAATGGACTTCAGCCAGCCTTTGATAAACTGtgataaacaaaactaaaagtgtTTTTTAGGAATTTGTTTTGATCGGCACTTTTATTGCAAGTTTGTAAGTGAATGCTTTCATCATGCAGGAATATAAATCCTTGTGTGCATCTGTTTGACAGCCAAGAAGAgactttgtgatttttatttgggtcttttttgtttcctctatGAAATGTTTTTCAACAACAGTGAAAGCCTTATTGATGTAATCTGGATTTCCCTGTAATTTATACCTTTCTAGTCAGACTCCAAATTTTCTTCCTTGCCAGCATTTTCTGCTCCGTAGCTTGTGCTGTCCCACCCCAAATTTGTGAGAAGTGCTGGGGCAACGTCAGCCTTAGCTTCTGTGTCTGTGGCTGTAAGGCCAAGCGCATGAGGACTCAGCGTGTTCTCAGAGTCTATTTAATAAGTACCTCTACAGCCAGATTTTCAGAGAAGAATGTTTCTCACATCCCCACCCAGCCTCCTCTATCCACATTAATGATACTAGGAGGGACTGCTGTTTGTTGAGCACCTGCCCCATGCCCTGCGCTCTCGTCCCCACTCAGCAGGCTGGTGATTTCACACACAAAGAACCAGCCTGTGATAGTCGCAAAGTCACTGTAGGTTGAAGCTAAGGTTTTACCTCAGGTTTCTCTGACTCCATAGTGAGGTTCCTGACTCTGCATTTATCCTCCTCCAAGTGTATTCTGCATATGCTGggtttatttctaatttctacATCACACATGTTCACCGACTGTCTCTCCTTACCCAGTTGTGGTTCTCTGCATGAGAAGTTATTTTGAAGAGTTGAACATGGGACTAGGGTCATGTGGTAGCTGCAGATCTGGTTTTGATGCTTCACAGTCCCTTCCACTTTGAAGCAGGACTGCAGCTGGTGTCCTTTTTAACGTACTTATTTAATGTACTTTTGAATTCCTGTTGCCTGCTGGCTTGTGCCTGAGGTGCTGGGCACCAACTGTTGAATGAAACGTGGCCCCAGCTCCTTAGGGATTTCAGTCTAATGCTGTGTTAGTGTCTCCTTTATGAAAACACTGGTGATTTAGTTTAAGTTTATTTCTGATGTGTCAACTTTCACTATCTCTGAGTTATCCTTGATAATAACTATAAAAGGCCCATCTGCTTTCCAGCCACCTCCTGAGACCACCCGTTCTTATGTCACTTGAAAGTGTATCTTTGCTTCTGTGTCGTTTCACTCGCTTGACTAGGAATACATATTGAGAGTCTACTTTAGATTGTATTGTGCTGGATTTGGAGGGAATAGAACAGGAGACAGTGCTGCCACTTCATCACTTTCCTGGTCCTTCAGCTTCCTCCTGGCTGGGTCATAGAGTTGACAGTAAGAGCAAACGGAGGGGAAGAAAAACCTAGTTGGGCTGGAAATCTGAATGTATCCATTTTgccttttattcatttgtgtCCCCACCCTGTCAGTGTGCCACTTAGTTTGAGCACATCATTAATATACTCTTCAAACACACTTGTGATACACTAAAGAGAATTGACAACACTATAGACAGGAAAgctcacttctctctctcctttccttggCGTAACGTTCAAAGACTCCGATGGCATTCTTTAATTGCAAAGTACGATCTGAGTCATTTGACCGTATCTACCATGATTGGCTGTGACAGACTCATTCGGATCTTCTGCCTGCACCCTGGCCTCCTGGTGGGAGTGTGGAAGGTAAGACTTGAGTCCCTGTATGTACTGTGTCATTTCCCCATCACAATACCACATTTACTTACCATTATGTATGACTTCAAATGTAAAATCCTTTAAGGCTTTTCACTAACTGCAATCCATTTTACCATCTCACTGACTTCATTTTTTCAAGCTAACATGGCCCTCTCTGTTCCACTGAGGCTGCTCTGCTGTTCTGCTATCATAGACAACTGTGCTTTCTGTTGTTCTGCTGTTCTGCTGTTCTGCTATCATAGACAACAACCTCTTCCTGCCTTCATGTTTTCCTTCATGTTATTCCTCTAATGTCGTGTGGCTTTTCCACTTCCAATCAGTCCAtgttccttcttctcttcctttcatgCTGTTTCTCTGACAACGTTTCCCTTACTATGTGTTCAGCATGCCCGTCTCCCAAGCCTGTTTCTGATCCTGTAGGTGCGGCATTCAGTGAAATCTGCTCTTCAGGGTCAAGTGTCTACGATGTTATCCTTTCTCTCTGCATAAGATTTCTCGTTTCACCAGGTCTGGCTGATATTTTAAGATGGTAGTTCACAAATCTGATTCTGAGTTGGCATTATGCATTAGTTTACAATGACTAGACAGAATTAAGACCCTAGCTTCAGACAACACTGTCCTCTTATCCCTTTTCTTTAGCCGACTGTGGCCATCAgtgtttctttccctcctcccctttctgTGTGAAGGTGGCTTGTGGGTGAGACCGCAGCTTGCCTGCTCTGCATTCCGTGACTTGCATGCATCCAGCTGTGTCGGGTGCAGAGTTGGGAGCACTCTGGTGGCTTCAATTGTCCTCTGCCTGGCTACTGGAGAGTGGCACCTTCAGATTTACCATTTGGGGTCACCTATGCCCATCAGTGTCAGCTGTGAATCTGGGGAGAGATGGAGGTCAGTCCCCAAATAGTCGCATTTTCTGCTATTCAACCTGATGGACAAGTGAAGAAATTGAATCTAATCATTCCCACCACGTTGGCCAAATCAAGCAGTTACTTCCAAGAGGAACATTGTGTCAGTAAAGTTCAGTATTTGTAGAATTAATCTGGTATCTGTGAAAGTCTTTGAAAGGAATTTGAAACAGCCTGGAACTAACTGCATCGTTTCACAACTATCATGTGTATCTTTTGACATTTCACAAGCTCTAGGCTGTGAGTTCTCTTGTTCCTGTGTGCTCTGCATATTTGGGTGAATTGTGGTCCTGCTGTCAATATGAAATGTAAGTCTTATTAGATAGTAATAACATATTAGCAGTAATAATGCATTAGCACTGTGGTGATCTTATGTTTGTAAGAGACTGCATCTATCTGCAAGATGAATGTGCTGTGGTCTTCACAATGACCTtgtgaaaaatttaaacattttggtTGAAATACGTATTCTTCTTAATTAACCTTTCAGAAGGAGGAAGAACTGGCTTTTGTTATGGCAAATCTTCATTTTCATCACCTTGTGGAGAGGAGCACGTTAGGCTCGGAcactatgtatgtatttatatgtggGTGTGTTGAATTTTTGTACAGTAAATATAAAGTATTAGAAGTTGATGCCATCTTAATGTCCTGAGAATAGCTGCAGAGATATTCTGTTTTTAATCAGTAAACACAAACCAACAGGCATAATTAGCTGTTGCTAAAATAATTGGATTATTCATGAGtacatatttgctttatttattctgGGTTAAGGAGTTTGTACCTAGTAGGGTATTATTTATACGGGTAGGATAGCTTGATTACTTCAAGATGCCACTACTGTCCTTCAAGTTCTTGCTCTTATGTGAATTTTCACATCTTGTAAGGCATGTAGACTCATGGCCCTTGGGCTGAACCTGGCCTGCGGATGATTCTGTCCGGTCTAgacagtgtgtgtcttttaatgaATTTGAATGTCTTTAGGTGGGGCACAGGCTTCCCATTTCACTACAGCTCTCACCCTTTTCCTGTAGACTTAGACTCCCTTactcattgtttgtttttctttttttaaattacctgaGAAGCTCCTGAGTATTTTTGAGTTTGTCACCTTATGTAGTCATGTTTTTCTTGTTGAATAAAACTTTGTCTTGGCTTTGGGTCTGCCTAGGTGTTTGTCCTGCAGATCGGTGTTCAGTGCCTTTTCCTGCTGAGCACTTTTGTCCCCTGGACACTGAGAACAACACGGAGGGCAGAGTGGCCTTTGTAGAGTGGCCATCCTGGGATCAGCTGCAGAAACATGTGCACCCATGCTGGGCTGTGGCTGCCTACAGAACTCACATCATTGCCTGTTTTTATAGAAGTTGGTAAAAGGAACATTGAGCAGTCTTTTAAGTTCATGGTATTGAAAATTATAGGGAATCCTATGGAGTTTCATTTGTAGGAGGTAGTGCTTTGATATgggtggtaattttttaaaaagtattttcaaaccaAGAATTTTATTCCTGGCGTTGGCAAATGtgtatgtttcttttgttttgcttttcaggcCCTATGAACTGCCTCCACATAGCCCCTTTTTGGATGATAGCCCCGAGTATGGACTGCACGGCTACCAACTCCATGTTGATCTGCATAGCGGTGGGGTTTTCTACCTATGTGGTACATTTCGCAATCTCTTCACCAAGAAAGGTGAAATTAattgagtttttatttcattatgaaatTAAAGGTTGAGGTGAGGGAACCAATTTTGATGACCAAGTTAAGGATTGCCCCCACTGGTCAGTTTATAATGTTTTGGCACCTCCCAGACCCGTGTATCATCCCAGGGCTTGTGAAAGTCCTCACCGGACTGAGTCTCTTCAGCACTGGCTCTGTCTCCTTCACCACCGTCACTCTCAGTGCCACCTCCTGGGGGTAGCCCCTACTCATCTTCTCTACTGATGCTTCCTTATTATTTTTCCATGCTCTCTGCTTTCCCCAgacttcttcccttctttcttaaAGGAATGTGGTAAATTTGCCAGCAGGGCCCGTGCCGCTCCAGGATGAGAGTAAAGAGAAACCAGCCTTTCTCCTCTACGTACTGTGTCACTGTTTGCCACACCTACCAAAGCCAGGACAGAGGCTGGGGGAGACAGGAAAGGAGGAGACTTAGGCCAAGCAGGAATAACGAGGGAGTGGAGAATGCCCC containing:
- the FBXO15 gene encoding F-box only protein 15, producing the protein MATGRGRIMQQHWLGFQTLRGPSRGGGAARGRARAFGFRKGPGVKLSAGSAALRCHARSGQHWESPFSCCSGFLDGMPSEILLKIFSYLDAVSLLCTGCVSRRFYHLANDNFIWIRIYLTAFSPTRSNWKVNSVEKIAMSMSFLSVQDKEAGYWKKEYIIKQIASVKAALADILKPVNPYTGLPVKTKEALRIFGLGWAIILKEKSGKEYIMEHVDLSINDTSVTVTWYGKKWPCLASLSTLDLCGVTPVFTDWYKTPTKHRLRWHSLIAKYDLSHLTVSTMIGCDRLIRIFCLHPGLLVGVWKKEEELAFVMANLHFHHLVERSTLGSDTMPYELPPHSPFLDDSPEYGLHGYQLHVDLHSGGVFYLCGTFRNLFTKKGNIENGYVKLIVIHLKNNREHLPLIGKVGLSWKTDIFDGCIKSCSMMDVTLLDEHGKPFWCFSSPVCMRSPTTPSDGPSFLGQTYNVDYVDAEGRVHVELVWIRETEEYLIVNLVLYLSIAKINHWFGTEY